The genomic region GACCCCATGTCCAGCGTGCGCTTCTGCACCGCCGTCATGATGTCCGGCACCGACTGGATGCCATCCAGGTAGTGCGACAGCGACAAGAGTTCGTGGAAGAGGACGGACAGGCTGTAGACGTCGCTGCGCGCGTCCATCGTGTCGTGCTCGCCGCGCGCCTGCTCCGGGGACATGTAGAGCGGAGTGCCCACCACGGAGCCCAGCTCCGTGTGCAGCGGCCGGGCCGAGTGCAGGTCCGTGGGCGCGCCAGCCGGGAGGGCCCTGTCGGAGGCCGCGCCCACGCGGCGCGCGAGGCCCCAGTCCAGCACCGTCACCTCGCCGAAGGGGCCCACCATGATGTTCGCGGGCTTGATGTCGCGGTGGATGAAGCCCTTGCCGTGCGCGTACGACACCGCGTGCAGCACGCCCAGGAAGATCTGCACCCGCACCTGGAACGGATAGCGCACCAGCGCGTCCAGCTCCGAGTGGCGCAGCCGGGCGATGATGGACTCCAGCGTCTCGCCCTTCAGGTGCTTCATCAGGAAGTAGTACCGGCCCTGCTCATCCACGCCCACGTCGTGCACGGGCGCGATGTTCGGGTGGTCCAGCATGCCCACCGTGCGGATCTCTTCCACGAAGCGCAGCACGCGGTCCAGGTCCGCGCCCGGAGGCAGCCGCTTGAGCGCGACCTCCCGCTCGATGTCGTGGTCGCGGATGAGCACCACCTCGCCCATGCCGCCCTGCCCCAGCGGGCGCACTTCTTCAAAGCGTTCGCGCTGCAGCGGCACCACGCTGGGCTGCTGGCCCTTCCACTCCACTCGCGGCAGCACCGTGTTGCGCCGCTGGGTCGTGGACCCACCGGGCGCCAGCGTGGGCGCCAGCGCGGCGGCTCCCGAGTTCGGAGAAATGAGCGTGTTTTCCAGGCCGACCGCGAGCGTTTGACTCATGGGACGCCAGGAATAGCAGGCACTCCCCGCGCGCGCCCACATACGCGCAGTCCATGATGCAAACGCGCGAAACTACAAGGCCAGCAGGCGGCCAGGCGTCACTCCGCGGGGGTGAAGGGCACGTCCAGCACCGGCAATTTCGTAGCGCCGGGCAGGTCGTAATGCCACCACTCCATCCGGTTGCGCTGGAAGCCGGCGCCCTCCATGGCCTTGCGCAGCACCTCGCGGTGTTCGCGCGAGGCGGGGGTGCCTCCGGTGTAGCCGTGGTGCGCCGCGGGGGTGAAGTCGTCGAAGGGGGTGGGCATCTCCACCTCCGCCCCGTCCTTCGTCACCAGGGTCAGGTCCACCGCCCCACCCCGGTTGTGGTTGGAGCCCTTGCGCGGGTCCGCCACGTAGCCGGGCTTCGGCAAAATCTTCCACATCTCGTACTGCACCGCGCGCGGCCGGTAGCAGTCGAACACCTTCAGCCGGTAGCCCAGGGGGCGCAGCGCGTCCGCGGCCTGCGTCAGGCGCTTCACCGAGTCCGGCAACAACAGACACCGCGCGCCATCCGGATACACCTGCCGCTTGAGGAAGTTGTCCTTCGTCGCGTAGCGCAGGTCCAGCACCAGGTCCGGGATGACGGTGGTCGCGTCCACCAGCTCCACCTTCGGCGCGGCGGGCTTCGGCTTCGCGGCCTTCGCATCCTCTGCGAGGACAGGGGAGCCTCCGAGCAGCGCCAGGGACAGCGTGAGGCCCGCCGCGGCGCGCATCAGCGCACCCCGTCCGTGTACACGGTGGGGTCCGGCACTCCCGCTTCCTGGAAGCCCTTGGCGCGCAGGAGGCAGCTGTCGCAGCGGCCACACGCCCGGCCCTGGGCGTCCGGGTCGTAGCAGGAGTGCGTCATCCCGTAGTCCACGCCCAGCTTCACGCCGGCCTGGATGATCTGCGCCTTGGTGAGGCCGGAGAGCGGCGCGTGCACCTTGAAGGTCGCGCCCTCCACGCCCGCCTTGGTGGCCAGCTGGGCCATGGTCTCGAAGGAGCGGATGAACTCCGGGCGGCAGTCCGGATAGCCGCTGTAGTCCACCGCGTTGACGCCGATGTAGAGGTCCGTGGCGCCCACCACCTCCGCCAGGCCCAGCGCCATGGAGAGGAACAGCGCGTTGCGCGCGGGCACGTAGGTGACGGGGACGTCGTGGGACATGTCGTCCTCCGAGCGGTCCTTGGGCACCGGGATGTCATCCGTGAGGGCGGAGCCGCCCACCTGCCGCAGGTCCACCGTCACCACGCGCACGTCGCGCACGCCCATGATGGCCGCGACCTTCTTCGCCCGCTCCAGCTCCACCGAGTGGCGCTGTCCGTAGGCGATGGACAGGCACACCGGCTCGAAGCCGTCCGCCTTCGCCATCGCCAGGCACGTCGTTGAGTCCAGGCCTCCGGACAGGAGCACCACCGCACGCTTCGCCATTCCATCCTCCACTTCGGGGCGGCGCACGTTACACGACGGGAACAGGCCCCGGGTGTTTCAGTCG from Corallococcus exiguus harbors:
- a CDS encoding serine/threonine protein kinase, which produces MSQTLAVGLENTLISPNSGAAALAPTLAPGGSTTQRRNTVLPRVEWKGQQPSVVPLQRERFEEVRPLGQGGMGEVVLIRDHDIEREVALKRLPPGADLDRVLRFVEEIRTVGMLDHPNIAPVHDVGVDEQGRYYFLMKHLKGETLESIIARLRHSELDALVRYPFQVRVQIFLGVLHAVSYAHGKGFIHRDIKPANIMVGPFGEVTVLDWGLARRVGAASDRALPAGAPTDLHSARPLHTELGSVVGTPLYMSPEQARGEHDTMDARSDVYSLSVLFHELLSLSHYLDGIQSVPDIMTAVQKRTLDMGSMHKNSAQGPVPAELMWFVKKGMSKDPKERFESVDDMVAQLQAALEGRIHVHCQRTMLKKTLHKGLRAADRNPMALTAAGLVGAGLVIASAVNLGMSLFGAMLH
- the ddpX gene encoding D-alanyl-D-alanine dipeptidase; protein product: MRAAAGLTLSLALLGGSPVLAEDAKAAKPKPAAPKVELVDATTVIPDLVLDLRYATKDNFLKRQVYPDGARCLLLPDSVKRLTQAADALRPLGYRLKVFDCYRPRAVQYEMWKILPKPGYVADPRKGSNHNRGGAVDLTLVTKDGAEVEMPTPFDDFTPAAHHGYTGGTPASREHREVLRKAMEGAGFQRNRMEWWHYDLPGATKLPVLDVPFTPAE
- the queC gene encoding 7-cyano-7-deazaguanine synthase QueC, which gives rise to MAKRAVVLLSGGLDSTTCLAMAKADGFEPVCLSIAYGQRHSVELERAKKVAAIMGVRDVRVVTVDLRQVGGSALTDDIPVPKDRSEDDMSHDVPVTYVPARNALFLSMALGLAEVVGATDLYIGVNAVDYSGYPDCRPEFIRSFETMAQLATKAGVEGATFKVHAPLSGLTKAQIIQAGVKLGVDYGMTHSCYDPDAQGRACGRCDSCLLRAKGFQEAGVPDPTVYTDGVR